Below is a window of Humulus lupulus chromosome 2, drHumLupu1.1, whole genome shotgun sequence DNA.
aaCAAAGTAATGGAACGTAGATGAATACTAAAAGCAACGTAGACGAATCTATGTTTGTTTAgtttcaaaattataaatattataataaaaattgattcattttttaaaaaatatatataatataataaattatagttttatagtatataaatatttatatcaataatctatatatatatatatatatgacatctaaacactatattaatatagatatatatttacatgacatatatataaaatataataatatttaaaaaaaattaataataataataaaaaatcatagtgtagacagtaatatatatacataaattatttttacactactacaaaaacatatttttaggacactcacttaaatgcgagtcctaaaaaagcctcctggactttttaggactcgtattGCGAGTTCTTAAAGAAttttcgcgagtcctaaaaaccatGTGTGTCCTAAATATTTGAGTTTTcttttttaaacaaacacctcttggacattttaggactcgcgaatgtttttaggactcgtattgcgagtcctaaaaacttatgtgtatccttAAAGTTtaaattctaaaaaatttcaaattccctccaattttcctTAAAAACTGTTCTTatgactcgcaatgagtgtcctaaaaacatatgtgggtcctaaaaaaccttaatagaaaatttaaatgtaatattagtggtgacttttaagggcTCACTTTGGGTATCCTAAAAGCTTttaagtaaaaaataataaataaatgaataaattaaagctttattttaataactaaattaaaaaaaaacagatttcttttatttttattttttaaaaaaagaaaagaaaatttattttatttatttggggtTATACCCgaatattgtatttaaaaaaaaaatctaacctATTAAACTAAAGTCCTAACACTAAAAGTTTCAGCCTCCCTGCCGACCCTCTTCTTCCCTGCCGACCCTCTTCTCCCCTGTCGACCCATGCGTCTCCTTGTCTTCCTCAGCCTTTCCAAGACCAAGCACATGGCCGCACATGGACGCCGTCGACGAGATCTGTGGCTCGCTCAAGCAGATGCGCCACATCAACGTCGGTGGCTCGCGGAGGGGCTCGCTGCAACAGTGGCTCGCGAAGGGGCTCACTGCAACAGTGACTCGCGGTGGGGCTCGCTGCAACAGTGGCTCACAGAGGAAGTGGCTCGCAGGCGGGTATTCATTTTCAGGTGGTGGCTGGCAGGTTGTGTTTGTTTGGATTCTCAGGTGTTGTATTTGTTTGGATCTTTATGTCAATGGAAAAGTTTCAGATATGTTATTCAGGTTGAttgtatataatcatataatattattagtGTAGATTAATGTTTGCATATGCTTGTAGTTATCTCAAGAATGTTtgctttgattttgtttttgtgtatCTTTAATATATTCATTCAACTAATCATAGTAATATTTCTAATATTTTCTATAAttcatttattttaaatatataaatatatatttattaatttctaatgtatctcacaatgtcatttggtgaatgtgatgaagaaaaatagctccaataacttgataaaaaataaactatcacacaaatttataagataaaaaattgatatgtatgcttttattatttttaaataaatatgatttaattatttccattatcataaaatatctttaaaatatcatattttaattaattaattatcttttgtttaagtttatgtttgttctacattttgaatttggcagtgacaacaaaatattatatattatatatttaatataatattaagtttaagtttaattaaattttatttaagttataaaatatatgattttattatttttaaataattatcattgtaaaatatcacaaaaatatattattttaatttgtttaattatttatttatttaattttattgaaGTTTAAGCCATGTTTTATAATCTACagataaatataagaatattatgttaaatataagaatattccgttaaagtaacggaaaaaaataaaaaactgttaaaaccaagaatttatggtatctacacacttattatataaaagatatatatctattttatataaaaaaaaagtgtgtagataacagaaattctttgttttaacggttttttaaattttttttctgttaactttaacggaatattcttatatttaacagaatattcttatatttaaggaTAGATTCTaaatatgacttaaacttaaataaataaataattaaacaaattaaaataatagattttgagatattttacaatgataattatttaaaaatgataaaatcatatattttataacttaaataaaatttagttaaacttaaacttaatattatattaaacatataatatataatcttttgttatcactgtcaaattcataaattagaacaaacataaaatcaaacaaaaataaataaataaattaaaataagatattttaaagatatttcatgataatttaaataattaaatcatatttatttaaaaataataaagacatacatataattttttttatcgaGTGATttgagctctttttcttcatcaaattcactaaaGGATATTGTGcgatatattaaaaattaaaaataattgatgcatgtatactactgtctacactatgactttttatattcttattgtatttctatattaatttatttttaaatattattgtattttatatatttgtcatgtagccatgtaaatatatatatatctatatgttctgtttagatgtcatatatatagagattattgatataaatatttatatatactatagaactataatttattctattatatatatttaaatagtgaaccaatttttattaaaattatagacaatgtttacaactttaaaactaagtaaacgtacATTACACGTTGCTtctatctaatatatatatatataaggacaTTTTTAAATAGGGGTATTGCTTTTGTCCTTACAGGTCAATTTCTATTTTTGGTACTTAGAGAAATCATGCATGTGTGCAAGTGATTGTTTGAACTCCAATTTCGACATCGTAAATTATGCAGTATTTCTCGAAAATTGGTGGAATGcatgttataactataatgtacgcatcatacaaaaaaaattgggttatttCCAAGTACCGAAAATAGAAAACATCCTTATAATATAGGAAAAAATGATGCTTCTACCTaagaaaattcatatatatatatatatatacacacatatgaTTATTCTTTGGTTGTGGCTAAAAAAAGAGGCTCGCTGGTGCATTTCTTTGATATTCTCCTACCGTGAACAGTTTTAggtacgattttttttatgactgtgtttattctagttatttagaacatcttgcaaattttcagaaaattattatgaatatttATAGTGTCGAAAACAAGGTTCAAATAGGTTGTTGCACgagtgattaattttttttatgcgtatGGAAAATAAgttgtttgaaccttgttttcggcactgtagattattcggaattttctgaaaattcccaagatgctctaaataactacaatgtacacggtcataaaaaaaaatcagacaaAAAACTATTCATGATAAGGAAACACAAAAAAGGCGCCACCTCTTTTTCTTGCCCCCCTACTAtaaaaatactttatatatatacatatacacatatatatatatatatagagagagagagagagaaaatactCTAGGGGCTTCAAAAAGAGGTACATTGGTGGAGCTCTTGTATATTTCTGAACTGTGAACAGTTTTTTACACGATTTTCTTTATGATCGTGtattttgtagttatttaaagtatcatgcaaatttttagaaagttctaaataatttatagtttcaaaaattgGGTTCAAATAggttgttgcacgtgtgactaattttttttatgcatgttgaaaacaacatgtttgaacttagtttttggcaCTGTAATTATTccgaattttctaaaaatttggaggatgctctaaataactacaaaatacacagtcataaaaaaaatcgcaccgaaaactgttcaagaGTTGGGAATACACTAAGGGGGTTTTTGGTATGAGGGTTTGGTTTGGTGGGAATGAGAATGTCAAATCTAACCCATGtttgataaatttatttttaatgacttgAGGGTTTGTGTTTCCAAGTAGGTCCtattttttagcttgatttgaTGGTAATCTTcaccattttaaacacttgaGTTTCACATTCCCTTAATCTAAACCCCTTCTAACTCTACTCTCTCAAACCCAAACCTCCTACCAAACACCTCCTAAGAGCATCACGTGGGGCTCTTTTTGAAAATCCGACAATAAAACTTCCCTATAATGTAGTAAGTATGAATTCCTGTATAGCGTAAATATTGCATGTGATGCCAGGATCCGTCGTCGTCTCATtcttatttatctcaaataatctTTTTATTTTGCCGTAAAGTTGACATTCTTttgccactctctctctctcttgcatgCCACCCCTTTACCCACTATGCTTCTCAATTTTCCACTCTATGGACTCACCTTATCCTTATCTCTCGCTAGATCTCTCTCAATACACTTTTCTCATCAAACAATATACACCAATAGATcctaatatgatatatatatatatatatatatatataatatgtactTGTCGTATATATAGATAATGCAGATTGAAATGAGATCTAGTGATGATGATCGATCACTTTAGGGATAATtaacattatatattatatatggcaGGATCATGTTTGGAATATAGTAAGATTGCAAACTGAATgagttttatatattatttgtaattaaagAGCATATTGAAAATAATAATTACAACATGAAATAATTAAGTCTTATTGAGAAATTTAATTAAGATGGTTTTATTTTTTCTAACTTCTTAATTTTACATATATTTCTTAATGAGTAATATAAATTGGGTAGGTAAGTAACCATTTGACACTTTGTGTttttgtaaaatatcattttagtaTCCTGTGTTTACAATAATACTCATTTTGTATCATGTATTTTGAAACTATACATATTTGATattctaaactcaaatttaattaataaaactttGCAGTTTAATCAAAACGCTCTCAATTATATGGGTTCCAAAATCAAATTTAATTGCTCAATTACATAaaactgatgacagtttggtcatattaaTAAATTCATTTATCAAATTTAAGTCtatggtatcaaatatgtatataattttgaaatacaTGGTACaatataagcattattgaaaaaaataccaaaatgatattttgaaaaaatgcagggtaccaaatgagtaaatttctTATAAAATTTTGTAAGTGAAAATATTCAACAACATACTTtctcataatttattattaacaaaaaattaattcattcatTTTTTTCTCAGTTTAATTTATAAATTAGTATCCAGCTTTAAATATACTTATAATTTTGCATATATTTATCCACTATATATATAGCTAACATGTATGATTGATTAATTAGAGAGTTCTATTTTTTTCAATATAAAACTGGCACACTTGATGTACATATACAGAACAAAAAGAAAGTCAAATTAAATtgggtaaatactcatttggtaccataTGTTTTATTCGAATACAAACTTGGTACTCTCTGTTGACtgtatttttagccaacgacgtgagaacgtcaattacgacaagccttcaagagaaataaaaacgacacagacgatttaaacaggaaaagtaaataacacaggagatttttatagtggttcagccccgattgtcggtaatagtctaatccacttagagttgtgatttataaatctatagtcaagatcagatggactgagccaactgagtttcttcagtacagattgtgaaaatacaataattctctctaatttcagtactttctctctctagaatacacagatccaattttctctctctagaaagaaaaaGCAGAAGCAGCCCCCTCTCTCAttccataagctctctatttataggcctgggatcctcaactgatatccccttatgatagggatattttattatatttattacatttaaacattcaaaattcgaaatgtaacaaaccccccatatgtgggaagaatgagagattcccgcgtatgttgttgaagctgtctctgggaatcttgacttagtctcctctagctagttgatccacctcctactgaccactcatgcaagtgttggtcgaacgtgcatggtggtaggacatgcatggtggtaggacatgttttcgtgagttgaacgtgcatggtggtaggacatgcacttctctcctctaacatggcactcccctctagcatgccatgttcctccttgaaccaatctccttggcttctcctcggaccaaggtggtccgaggcaacctccttggcaccgtccgaggcaacctccttggcacctcaccttggacaacattgaggcaacctcctccataacatctcaccttggacaagatcaaggcattctcctttagcatctcccaaacatgtccgatcgaacattgtataggctctccttatcaaaatctaagtctacttcctcttgcatgagactcctcctccttagctacttaccttggacacgctcgagccaacacttaggaaaccttgggaggcttgcctcctacacacccttggggtttcctaggaccacatcctccttggggtctcctaagaccactcccttggggtctcttaggaccacatcctccttggggtctcctaggaccactccccttagctctcctagaatgcattctccttagcctcctaggatgcattcttcAACTTTTGGGTATAACACTCTCTATTTCTGATAATTATCGATCGATACCATATGTTTGCAAAAACTACATAGTTTGGTACTCTCCGTATGTTCAAATTTATAATATTCTCAAATTACCCctcattttagtgatttatttaattttcaattattttattattttaaataatttaaatatatatatattcaaaattcataaaataaaataaagtttatttaaaactttaaaataattttaataaacaaaattatttttaaaataactttaattaattaaaaaaattggactttaaaaaattaaaaaaactaattaaaatattattaattaattttaaataaacctaaattttaatttaattaatgaaaaaaaaactcatatttcaCCTAATCTCACCTTCACCATCTCAGTTCCCACCACCCAATCTCACCTACATTTTTTGTTTCAAAATTGgaatgattttttaattaaattaaaatttaggtttatttaaaattaattaataagattttatttagttttcttaattttttaatttaattttattaattacttatatttattttaaaaataattttgtttattaaaagtgttttaaggttttaattaaacatttattttattttatgaattctaaaaatatatttaaatcatttaaaattaataaacacaattgaaaatcaaataaatcttTAAAATGAGGGGTAATCTtggaatattaaaaatttaaaggCTCGGAGGGTACCAACCGATATAGTTTTTGCAAAACAGAGAGTATTAATTGATAATTATTAGAAACAGATGGTACCAagtttgtattttgataaaaaaaagatACCAAATAAGCATTTATCCAATTAAATACAACTTCGtccttatattttttttctttcactatACTATTAAGCTAGTGTCATCACTTGCTTAGAGTGctctaattaattatataaaatatttttaacaaTCATAAGTTTgttatttataataaatttttaattacttGCAAGATTCATCAACTCATTATTCCCAAAGTTCTCTTATAGCTATAGGTTGTTTTATAAGGGGTTTATACTATTGAATTAAgctattaattaaattattatcatATTAGTGGTATGATAGTTCCTAGATTAATTTGGCTAAGAAGTgagaaaaataatattttctaCCACATACTATAGTTTAACAAAAAGAATGAAATTAatgttaaaataattaaaatgtcaACACAACATGATGCAGTAAACAACGATTAATTGTGCAATCAAATATTagcttttatatatttaaatttaatataaaataataaattaatgagACTGTATGTGATTTGATATAATTTAATATACATGTATAGTAATATACatgtacatatacatatataatagtAATACTTAACTATgcatatatgattatatatatatatattaggtataGTAAGATATATAATTATTAAGGCATATGCCCATGCATGAGATGGATATATATATGATACCTTTATGTTCATAAACAAAATCTTAGGAGATAAATGATCGATGGAGGGGAAGAAGAAATAATAATATATGTGCATGAATTGATTCGATGCCTTAGTAAGTACGAGAGAGAAGTCACGTTACGTACGGTCGATGGAACATGAAAGTAGCCCTAGGAAAAAATGGCCCTTGGGAGTCCAATTGAGCCAGTTTATAAAAATTATATGTATGTATGGGCATTGTTaccttaaatatatatttgttctCTCGATCGATCTGACCTTTTCTACCACCAAGGGTATCGTGGCCCCTATCTCTATAACACCCCTGAACATCACATATACACACATGCAACTAGCCACTAGTACTATATCTATATCTATCATATATTATTATAcgtatattactactactactactactctacttTTGAcgttaaatataaatttatatatatatatatatttatagattcGTAATTTATTTGGTGATCGATGAAAAGTCGAAAAGAACAAAAGAAAGTGAAATggctttttttatatataaatatttttgttttttcaGTAATGACAAATATGatgatatatttttatatatctcTCGATCTTTCGAGAATATTTCTTAaaaaatattacatatatatatttatactaaaGTTTGAATATTTTCCTGATGTCCAACACTATATACATATATCGAcattgtttttaattaattaaaaaataaataaagtgaaATAGTTAAAGTACTCAAGAGGATAATGTTGGGACCTTATGGCATCTGTCTTCTCTTTCCTGGTACGGCCACAATTTTTTTCATATGCTCAAAAGTCGACAGTGTAATGTACTACTGGACTAAGCTTTGCATATTATGTCTATTTCTATAGAaacttatattatattatttcttTTACAGAAATGGAAAAGGTTTACCGTAGTGATCGAATGTATTTATCTTAATTTATATTCTGGATCAACAAGTCATAATAAAATGTTTATTGTGTTTCAGTATAACTTAatattctttttcatttttaatgTTTCATTTTTGTGGTTGTATATGCATCGATCGattttatgatgatgatgagtgAATATATACTAATTGTATTGAGTTGAAGCCACGTGTTACTGTGTTATATAGCTTGGCTTTTGGCTTGGGTGAGCAAATTTGGACTGTAGTTTCACTTTCATTTGTCTTTAATTTCACTTTCGTGAATTGGATGCGAATCTCTATATTAGAAAAAAGGAGGTCCCAATTGGATAAATACAACTAGTTTCTCCAACTCAGAAGATGCCCTCGCTAgcgatatatatatttatatatatatagatacgaCAGAAACAGACTAATTTTGTAATTATCTCTCAAAATGGAAATTTTGGATTACTAAATATTTTATAATGAACATACTATTTATGGATAATATCATAGACACTtggtgtgtatataaatatataaacttaTAATAGGTTATGTATACGTAACACCAAAACACCCCTTTTAACATATATTATTTAAGAAAAGATCAAAAgggtaaattaaaaaaatatagcaTATAGCTTTTACATATAGTTTGGATAAAATATATGTACTAATGTAAATCCGTACAAAGAGAACACGTCGTATATTTAAGTTCCGTATGCAAAGAATCGTGTGTTTGTGACGACTTTTTATATGAAttatctatgtatatatatatttgtttttttttaagaagTATAGTAGATCTAGTAATAGAGTAATATATGGTTCGCTATCAAATAATAATGATATCAAAGTGTGATTTGGAAGCATTACACACAAACACGTACAGAAATATCTAATGGAACATTCTCTCATTCATCTTTAATTCCTTCGTTATCAAACTTTTTCGATTTGATCTCTCTCTCTAGATCTCTCTTTACATATGTGCTAGAAGCTAAGAATTTAATACCAATCTACTAGTGGTGCTAGTAAATAATAGTAAGCACCCCCTATCACAAAACCCTATATAAGCACATCCTTGGCTACCTAAATTTCCCACAACAAAAACTCCAAGTCtcacaactactactagctactactacttcCATACCAACCTACAACCCACTTCTTCTCATTGGCATTGTAACATTTCAAGTTATAGAATCAAGAGTACGTAGTGGTCAATTGATCTAAGTGATCAAAAgctctcatcatcatcatcatcatcaaaagTTTTTTGCGAGGTTTCATTTGTTTGAGAAAATGGACAGAGTGACTAAGATGGCATCCGAGAAGCCTGTGGTGATCTTCAGCAGAAGCACTTGTTGCATGTGCCACACCATAAAGACCTTTTTCTGTGACTTTGGGGTGAACCCAACAGTTTATGAGCTAGACGAGGTCCCAAGAGGGAGAGAGCTCGAGCAAGCGCTCACCATGCTCGGCTGTAGCCCTACTGTGCCGGCGGTCTTCATTGGTGGTCAGCTGATCGGTGGTGCCAATGATGTCATGAGCCTTCATCTCAAGGGGTCCTTAATCCCAATGCTCAAGAGCGTTGGTGCTTTATGGGTTTGAGAAACTTTTAATCACAATATTACTACAGAGAgagctacatatatatatatatacactaataATAAAATGTGATGTTTTTGCTACTAGTTTCTTATAACCGTACGTACCTACGTTAGAGTTTTAAGAGATATTTATCGGAATATGAAAATAGCGCGCTTATTATATATAGAATGAGCTTGTTATAGTTAATAATAAGCACAGCTTAATTAGGCTACTTTCTCCTTTTTTGAAGAAGGTAGCTAATAAGCTAgctaaatatattaaataatacatAATCTACTTGGTGTGTGCTCTAGCTTTTTTGTAAcactattatatataaatatattgtgttttgttttttattatgtatggatcataaactttgttgcattttCCTCTTAACATTTTTCTCATACCTAATAACATACACGATTATGAtttcatgattattattattatacattgGCATCAATCATGATCATGATATCACTATATTTGTTCTTAACGCTTATTACGAAGTTGATCTGTGGGTTCTTGATATGGGTCCTCCTAAATTGACCGGCCGTAAGGATTGAATCTCCTTTTCTATTTCACTATTCCACTTTCAAAATAAACGAGACATAAAATCCTTTGTGAGCGAGAGAAATATATACCAAAGAAAAAGGTTTTATATGCAACTTGATCACTTTAAAAAGACATGATCACTTGAGCATTTTCATGGCCCCCATTAGCAAATTTCCTAATCAAGTAATTCATTACTATTGGATATTGGTGTAGTAAACGCTCTAAAATTGACGCTTCTCTGTTATAGCTAACTCGTATCAATTTCATGGCACTTGAcactttaataatattttatttatttacaacAACTCTAGTATGAAaagaatatattaatttattcactcttttttttttatcaaaactaGCCATtagaaaccttttttttttttaccaatctTGCATCTGCATGTGTATATTTCATTTATTCTTGGTTGATggttttataaataatattatatacatcCTTTATTCTTTGCTTAATTATGCTTTTATATTGCTTGACTTGAGTACTCCATTTCAATATTATTGAGTATAACTAAGGAAAAAGGGTTCCATAAATCTTATCTATATCATAATTCTTGTTCATTATTATTCAATAAGATATAaagttgttttattttaattcacataaaaaagagattttagagtttttttttttttttttttcatttttgcatAGCGCGTGCATGCATAGACTAAATATATTAAACTTTTAATATCATTATCCCACATATGATACATGAATTAAATTTATACATCAAAATATAATTCCAACTGACCTATGTGATACTATTTTGTAAAAGAGTGGATCCAACTTAATGTaaatttaattggttaaataaaaCTATTAATTGGTTAAATAAAACTATTACATTTGTAATGTTTTGGTTCACACATCATTATTCTTACaagaaatatatattatattttgacCTATTAATCACGTACTTTCCTTTTATAGAAATATTAAACTCGTCAACTTTTTATATGCTTTGGGTGTTTgatagaatttttttatttattaaattaataaaaagtggtctgtaaatatatttattgtttatataTAGTACTGAGTGTTCATCGAatctaatattttaaaatttgaccAATACAATCCATTAGATATTAGATTTTGAAAACCTCATCCAATTTAATACA
It encodes the following:
- the LOC133819369 gene encoding monothiol glutaredoxin-S2, whose translation is MDRVTKMASEKPVVIFSRSTCCMCHTIKTFFCDFGVNPTVYELDEVPRGRELEQALTMLGCSPTVPAVFIGGQLIGGANDVMSLHLKGSLIPMLKSVGALWV